The proteins below come from a single Agromyces flavus genomic window:
- a CDS encoding VOC family protein yields the protein MTIQRMDNVAIVVDDLDAAIAFFTELGLELEPGGRAVIEGEFADQTVGLDGIRSEIAMMRTPDGHGRLELTKYLHPEASAPSPAVLPPNTLGLHRIMFAVDDLDDTLARLRPHGAEPLREVANYEDVYRLCYLRGPAGITVALAEQVG from the coding sequence ATGACCATCCAACGCATGGACAACGTCGCCATCGTCGTCGACGACCTGGACGCGGCGATCGCCTTCTTCACCGAGCTCGGCCTCGAGCTCGAGCCGGGCGGTCGCGCGGTCATCGAGGGCGAATTCGCCGATCAGACCGTCGGGCTCGACGGCATCCGCAGCGAGATCGCGATGATGCGCACGCCCGACGGCCACGGCCGGCTCGAATTGACGAAGTACCTGCACCCCGAAGCATCCGCCCCGTCACCGGCGGTGCTGCCGCCGAACACGCTGGGGCTGCACCGCATCATGTTCGCGGTCGACGACCTCGACGACACCCTCGCGCGGCTGCGTCCGCACGGCGCCGAGCCGCTGCGCGAAGTCGCGAACTACGAGGACGTGTACCGGCTGTGCTACCTGCGCGGCCCGGCGGGCATCACCGTCGCGCTGGCCGAGCAGGTCGGATAG
- a CDS encoding cupin domain-containing protein, producing MNARVRNVQSALDSFSEPWQPRRLASVNDYDVKVVKILGEFTWHSHPDTDELFMVLSGRLVIQMRDGDVELGPGDVFVVPRGVEHCPRSDGEVSAILIEPKGVVNTGDTPSERTTALRELD from the coding sequence ATGAACGCCCGGGTTCGCAACGTGCAGTCCGCCCTCGACTCGTTCTCGGAGCCCTGGCAACCCCGACGGCTCGCGAGCGTCAACGACTACGACGTCAAGGTCGTGAAGATCCTCGGCGAGTTCACCTGGCACTCGCACCCCGACACCGATGAGCTGTTCATGGTGCTCTCCGGCCGGCTCGTGATCCAGATGCGAGACGGCGACGTGGAACTCGGCCCGGGCGACGTGTTCGTCGTTCCTCGAGGTGTCGAGCACTGCCCCAGATCGGATGGTGAAGTCTCGGCGATCCTGATCGAACCCAAGGGCGTCGTCAACACCGGCGACACACCGAGCGAACGGACGACGGCGCTCCGAGAGCTCGACTGA
- a CDS encoding ABC1 kinase family protein: protein MPDVGNTRARYRRILRFAARYIIQTWWFEIVLPRFGLARIAARGRTARMTRIAQRFHALAVDLGGLMIKVGQYLSSRLDVLPPEITRELAGLQDEVPPVPFDAIRRLAEAELGVTLERAYAEFDPTPLAAASLGQAHRARLAPIDAADMGYDEAVVKVQRPGIEVIVDVDLAALRRVAGWLSRVRFVASRVDLPALVEEFATTSLEEIDYLHEAGNAERFAASFAGDPRVAAPEVVWERTTRRVLTLADVTAIKVNDRAGLLAAGIDPKDVAKQFAAVMFDQLFRDGYFHADPHPGNIFVTPVSAGGPGAPAGPASGGSDAAPSAPAWQFTFIDFGMMGEVPDGLRRGLQQLLLAVAARDGKRMVDAIRGVGFLLPTAETAELERAMSELFARFGGMGFAELQQVDERELRRFAIEFGEVVRTLPFQLPENFLLIIRSMSLTSGLCSSLDPAFNIWDAVEPYAARLLRDERGNIVQSFGRQALSVAGTAWRLPGRLDNVIDRIEGGRLVANSPKIEHRMVRLERAAQRIVSAVLFVGLFVGGILLRREEPVWGVTLIVVSVVPLLHAVFAGLFGRRGPR, encoded by the coding sequence ATGCCCGATGTGGGGAACACGCGCGCTCGCTACCGCCGCATCCTGCGGTTCGCCGCGCGGTACATCATCCAGACGTGGTGGTTCGAGATCGTCCTGCCGCGGTTCGGCCTGGCCAGGATCGCGGCGCGCGGGCGCACGGCACGCATGACGCGCATCGCGCAGCGCTTCCACGCGCTCGCGGTCGACCTCGGCGGCCTCATGATCAAGGTCGGCCAGTACCTCTCGTCACGACTCGACGTGCTGCCGCCCGAGATCACGCGCGAGCTCGCGGGCCTGCAGGACGAAGTGCCGCCCGTGCCGTTCGACGCCATCCGCCGCCTCGCCGAGGCCGAGCTCGGGGTGACGCTCGAGCGCGCCTACGCCGAGTTCGACCCGACGCCGCTGGCCGCGGCATCCCTCGGCCAGGCGCACCGCGCCAGACTCGCGCCCATCGACGCCGCCGACATGGGGTACGACGAGGCCGTCGTCAAGGTGCAGCGACCGGGCATCGAGGTGATCGTCGACGTCGACCTGGCGGCGCTGCGGCGGGTGGCCGGATGGCTCAGCCGCGTGCGGTTCGTCGCGAGCCGCGTCGACCTGCCCGCGCTCGTCGAGGAATTCGCCACCACGAGCCTCGAGGAGATCGACTACCTGCACGAGGCCGGCAACGCCGAACGGTTCGCTGCGAGCTTCGCCGGCGACCCGCGCGTGGCCGCGCCCGAGGTCGTCTGGGAGCGCACCACCCGCCGCGTGCTCACGCTCGCCGACGTGACGGCGATCAAGGTCAACGACCGCGCGGGCCTGCTCGCCGCCGGTATCGACCCGAAGGACGTCGCGAAGCAGTTCGCGGCGGTCATGTTCGACCAGCTGTTCCGCGACGGCTACTTCCACGCCGACCCGCATCCGGGGAACATCTTCGTGACGCCGGTCTCGGCGGGCGGGCCGGGTGCGCCTGCGGGGCCCGCTTCCGGTGGCTCGGATGCCGCGCCATCCGCCCCCGCCTGGCAGTTCACGTTCATCGACTTCGGCATGATGGGCGAGGTGCCCGACGGGCTGCGTCGCGGCTTGCAGCAGTTGCTGCTCGCGGTCGCCGCGCGCGACGGCAAGCGGATGGTCGACGCCATCCGCGGGGTCGGCTTCCTGCTGCCCACGGCCGAGACGGCTGAGCTCGAACGCGCGATGTCCGAGCTGTTCGCACGCTTCGGCGGCATGGGCTTCGCCGAGTTGCAGCAGGTCGACGAGCGTGAACTGCGCCGCTTCGCGATCGAGTTCGGCGAGGTCGTGCGCACGCTGCCGTTCCAGTTGCCCGAGAACTTCCTCCTCATCATCCGCTCGATGTCGCTGACCTCGGGCCTGTGCAGCTCGCTCGACCCGGCGTTCAACATCTGGGACGCCGTCGAGCCCTACGCGGCCCGACTCCTGCGCGACGAGCGCGGCAACATCGTGCAGTCGTTCGGCCGCCAGGCGCTCTCGGTCGCCGGCACCGCTTGGCGCCTCCCGGGGCGCCTCGACAACGTCATCGACCGCATCGAGGGCGGCCGCCTCGTCGCGAACTCGCCGAAAATCGAGCACCGGATGGTGCGACTCGAGCGCGCGGCCCAGCGCATCGTCTCGGCGGTGCTGTTCGTGGGGTTGTTCGTCGGCGGCATCCTGCTACGGCGCGAGGAGCCGGTGTGGGGCGTCACGCTGATCGTGGTGTCGGTGGTCCCGCTCCTGCACGCCGTCTTCGCCGGCCTGTTCGGCCGGCGCGGGCCGCGGTGA
- a CDS encoding SDR family NAD(P)-dependent oxidoreductase, producing the protein MLLEDKVAVIHGGGGSIGAAAARVFAREGARLFLAGRSRPRLEAAASAARSLGAVVDIAVVDAMDEVAVDRHIDEVTDVAGRIDIALNAVGFDHVQGLAIGDTSLADYLHPVTGYLQTNFVTAKAVSRPMIAQGSGVILTISTPGARLTGRGLIGNAAQSAGLEGFSRALAGELGPAGVRVVCVRPHAMMDALDTSYTREMFGRIAADSGIAFGTWMDGLVGMTLLGRLPTLDEVAEHLAFAASDRARSITGVVSNLTAGALVD; encoded by the coding sequence ATGCTGCTCGAAGACAAGGTCGCCGTGATCCACGGCGGTGGAGGATCCATCGGCGCCGCAGCGGCGCGCGTGTTCGCCCGTGAGGGTGCCCGGCTGTTCCTGGCGGGCCGGAGTCGGCCACGGCTCGAGGCCGCGGCATCCGCAGCTCGGAGCCTCGGGGCGGTCGTCGACATCGCCGTGGTCGATGCGATGGACGAAGTCGCCGTCGACCGGCACATCGACGAGGTGACGGATGTCGCGGGCCGCATCGACATCGCCCTGAACGCCGTCGGCTTCGACCATGTGCAGGGCCTCGCGATCGGCGACACGTCGCTCGCCGACTACCTGCACCCGGTGACTGGCTACCTGCAGACGAACTTCGTGACGGCGAAGGCCGTCTCGCGGCCGATGATCGCGCAGGGCAGCGGCGTCATCCTGACGATCTCGACGCCGGGCGCGCGGCTCACCGGTCGCGGCCTGATCGGCAACGCCGCGCAGAGCGCCGGGCTCGAGGGGTTCTCGCGGGCGCTCGCCGGCGAGCTCGGGCCGGCCGGCGTGCGCGTGGTGTGCGTGCGGCCGCACGCGATGATGGACGCCCTCGACACCTCGTACACGCGCGAGATGTTCGGGCGCATCGCCGCCGACTCGGGCATCGCGTTCGGCACGTGGATGGACGGACTCGTCGGCATGACGCTGTTGGGCCGGCTGCCCACGCTCGACGAGGTCGCGGAGCACCTCGCGTTCGCGGCATCCGATCGGGCGAGGTCGATCACCGGGGTGGTCTCGAACCTGACGGCCGGGGCGCTGGTCGACTGA
- a CDS encoding GNAT family N-acetyltransferase: MSTGDRDARFEYPDSAGYPDGTGILDEGTAALVEEVRAGAVRDVDTPSADAESEVRVHRVDDEHIYAATLRDLRVATIPYEEADDRITVYTTTVEPDFRGRGLATELIAYALDDIRRRGMKLTVRCPVVAAFMEANTQYADLIDAERPSP; the protein is encoded by the coding sequence ATGAGCACGGGAGATCGCGACGCGCGGTTCGAGTATCCCGATAGCGCCGGATATCCCGACGGTACCGGGATCCTCGACGAGGGCACGGCGGCCCTCGTCGAGGAGGTGCGGGCCGGTGCCGTGCGGGACGTCGACACCCCGTCGGCGGACGCCGAGTCCGAGGTCCGGGTGCACCGCGTCGACGACGAGCACATCTATGCGGCGACCCTGCGCGACCTGCGGGTGGCGACCATCCCATACGAAGAAGCCGACGACCGGATCACGGTGTACACCACGACGGTCGAGCCCGACTTCCGTGGGCGCGGCCTCGCCACCGAGCTCATCGCATATGCGCTCGACGACATCCGACGGCGCGGCATGAAGCTGACCGTGCGTTGTCCGGTCGTCGCCGCATTCATGGAGGCGAACACTCAGTACGCCGACCTGATCGACGCCGAGCGTCCGAGCCCCTGA
- a CDS encoding MFS transporter, with protein sequence MTELDMTTRTTTERARARARARAVLAVLFAGAFVMGSAEMLVVGMIDLIAADLGVSVPSAGALVTANALGLAIGGPLLTLATTRFDRRRVLLTATAVFVAANLLPAMVADYSLFVVVRVVIGAVQGLFIAAAMVTATTIVPRERTGRAMAVIISGFAMASALGLPLGTLLGQAVGWRGAFVAVVAAGIAVLVLAAALLPSVPTPRGSGAAGQARHAFAPRVLAVLAVSFLTFAAMLAAITYLVPFLTDVTDVSGPTVSVFLLVYGAATAIGSFGGGRFADANASRTLIVGAIGVTASLVLLLLVGSSPWLVGLAVFGVGLFGMGTGPSIQHRVVGLAGPGAPLASSLPASAVNAGIAFGAWAGGVAIDRGGVPSAVVAASVIAVAAVVAAWATRGLASRDEEPRDDEAQDNEGKVA encoded by the coding sequence ATGACCGAACTCGATATGACGACACGAACCACGACGGAACGAGCACGAGCACGGGCACGAGCACGAGCCGTCCTCGCCGTCCTCTTCGCCGGCGCATTCGTGATGGGCAGCGCCGAGATGCTCGTGGTCGGCATGATCGACCTCATCGCGGCCGACCTCGGCGTCTCCGTGCCATCCGCCGGCGCGCTCGTCACGGCCAACGCCCTCGGCCTCGCGATCGGGGGACCGCTGCTCACCCTGGCGACCACGCGGTTCGACCGGCGACGCGTGCTGCTCACCGCGACGGCGGTGTTCGTCGCGGCGAACCTGCTTCCGGCGATGGTTGCGGACTACTCGCTGTTCGTGGTCGTGCGCGTGGTGATCGGTGCGGTGCAGGGGCTGTTCATCGCCGCCGCGATGGTGACCGCGACGACGATCGTGCCCCGCGAACGCACCGGTCGCGCGATGGCGGTGATCATCTCGGGCTTCGCGATGGCGAGCGCGCTCGGACTGCCGCTGGGCACGCTGCTCGGGCAGGCGGTCGGATGGCGCGGCGCCTTCGTCGCGGTCGTGGCGGCGGGAATCGCGGTGCTGGTCCTCGCGGCCGCACTGCTTCCGTCGGTGCCCACGCCGCGGGGGAGCGGAGCGGCCGGGCAGGCGCGGCACGCCTTCGCCCCGCGCGTGCTCGCGGTGCTCGCGGTGAGCTTCCTCACGTTCGCGGCGATGCTCGCGGCGATCACCTACCTCGTGCCGTTCCTGACCGACGTGACGGATGTCTCGGGGCCGACGGTGTCGGTGTTCCTGCTCGTCTACGGGGCGGCGACCGCGATCGGCTCGTTCGGCGGCGGACGCTTCGCCGACGCGAACGCCTCCCGCACGCTGATCGTCGGAGCGATCGGCGTGACGGCGTCGCTGGTCCTGCTGCTCCTCGTCGGATCGAGCCCGTGGCTGGTCGGGCTCGCCGTGTTCGGCGTGGGGCTGTTCGGCATGGGCACGGGTCCGTCGATCCAGCATCGCGTCGTCGGCCTCGCCGGACCCGGTGCGCCGCTCGCATCGTCGCTGCCGGCGTCGGCCGTGAACGCGGGCATCGCATTCGGCGCATGGGCCGGCGGCGTGGCGATCGACCGTGGCGGCGTGCCGTCGGCGGTGGTCGCGGCATCCGTCATCGCCGTCGCGGCGGTCGTCGCGGCATGGGCGACGCGCGGATTGGCGTCGCGCGACGAGGAGCCGCGCGACGACGAGGCGCAGGACAACGAAGGGAAGGTGGCGTGA
- a CDS encoding Lrp/AsnC family transcriptional regulator: protein MDAIDRRILAELQRDGRLSLTELAERVSLSMSPTHRRLRALETSGAITGYRAVIDADVVGMGFGALVFVTMAQANRDTVPAFDAAVAEIPEVIQALRLFGDPDYLLRVAVPDLRAYEKLWDEKLSALPGVARVQSTLVMKTVVDDRALPL from the coding sequence GTGGACGCGATCGACCGGAGGATCCTTGCCGAGCTGCAGCGCGACGGTCGGCTGAGCCTCACCGAGCTGGCCGAGCGGGTGAGTCTGAGCATGTCGCCGACGCACCGCCGGCTGCGTGCGCTCGAGACATCCGGCGCCATCACCGGATACCGCGCCGTCATCGACGCCGACGTGGTCGGCATGGGGTTCGGAGCGCTCGTGTTCGTCACGATGGCGCAGGCGAATCGCGACACCGTGCCCGCGTTCGACGCCGCGGTCGCCGAGATTCCCGAGGTCATCCAGGCGTTGCGGCTCTTCGGCGACCCCGACTACCTGCTGCGCGTCGCCGTGCCCGATCTGCGGGCCTACGAGAAGCTCTGGGACGAGAAGCTCTCGGCGCTGCCCGGTGTCGCGCGGGTGCAGTCGACGCTGGTCATGAAGACGGTGGTGGACGATCGGGCCCTGCCCCTCTGA
- a CDS encoding GAF domain-containing protein has product MDPGEVGIEISPILAAGSVEPEFAAQLDALLRRTCHLARALTGAEQAALKLWVGEDPSQARKYFSMSAKYAAFRDFRVDPKGHGLHGMKIPPGEVIRLTEAEVSSHPLFQGFGAFADAHPPMRGWLATSVCGDDGRIYGLLQLSDKSGERDFDESDEANIRELASLIGETLDALRLAAQRPA; this is encoded by the coding sequence ATGGACCCCGGCGAGGTCGGAATCGAGATCAGCCCGATCCTGGCGGCCGGATCGGTCGAACCGGAGTTCGCCGCCCAGCTCGACGCGCTGCTGCGCCGCACCTGCCATCTCGCCCGCGCGCTGACCGGTGCCGAACAGGCGGCGCTCAAGCTCTGGGTCGGCGAGGACCCGTCGCAGGCACGCAAGTACTTCAGCATGAGCGCGAAGTACGCAGCCTTCCGCGACTTCCGGGTCGACCCGAAAGGCCACGGCCTTCACGGGATGAAGATCCCACCCGGCGAGGTCATCCGCCTGACCGAGGCCGAGGTGTCGTCGCATCCGCTCTTCCAGGGCTTCGGCGCGTTCGCCGACGCCCACCCGCCGATGCGGGGATGGCTCGCCACGAGTGTCTGCGGCGACGACGGTCGGATCTACGGTCTGCTGCAGCTGAGCGACAAGAGCGGTGAGCGCGACTTCGACGAATCAGACGAGGCGAACATCCGCGAACTCGCCTCCCTGATCGGTGAGACGCTCGACGCGCTTCGACTGGCCGCCCAGCGGCCGGCGTAG
- a CDS encoding HNH endonuclease signature motif containing protein — protein sequence MEQPAPEQHPLAALSALQRDVAALHEVWAGVSPAWGAVRGGPQSELEQLSDAGLMQVTDALARVRRDVDAVLARVAAEMSKRSGPEFGDSGFAKAQGFHNAIRLVAAATGASRSDAARLIAVGTATAERQTFTGEPLPSRHRHIAEALESATISIDAASAITTMLDRASMRSDPDRVQVVERALVDLAGRVPLETLLRGVREAEARLDPDGVEPREDELRMERSLTMREDGHGMVHLHARIDPESAAPVKAAIEALVSDALRRRDSGAGAVGEGASGPVIDDHRTIPQIRVDALAALARHALGCSQTLAPLAKTTVIVRVDLDTLVTQLGHARIDGIEQPVSAGTVRRMAADAELIPAVLGGDSLPLDLGRAVRLFTKAQRLALGERDGGCASCGQNIGYVEAHHIDWWERDTGPTDLSNGVMLCSFCHHMIHRDGWRVHAGPAEVWFIPPPHIDPAQVPRLGGRARFELREERAA from the coding sequence ATGGAACAGCCCGCGCCCGAGCAGCATCCGCTCGCTGCGCTGTCCGCGCTTCAGCGAGATGTCGCCGCGCTGCACGAGGTGTGGGCCGGCGTGTCGCCGGCGTGGGGCGCCGTGCGAGGGGGCCCGCAATCCGAGCTCGAGCAGTTGAGCGATGCCGGTCTCATGCAGGTCACCGATGCGCTGGCGAGGGTCCGGCGTGATGTCGACGCGGTGCTTGCCAGGGTCGCGGCCGAGATGTCGAAGCGGTCCGGGCCCGAGTTCGGCGATTCCGGGTTCGCCAAGGCGCAGGGGTTCCACAACGCGATCCGCCTCGTCGCCGCGGCCACTGGAGCGTCGCGATCCGACGCGGCGAGGCTGATCGCGGTCGGCACCGCCACAGCCGAACGGCAGACCTTCACCGGCGAGCCACTCCCGTCGCGGCACCGGCACATCGCCGAGGCGCTCGAATCTGCCACTATCAGCATCGACGCGGCATCCGCAATCACGACGATGCTCGACCGAGCGTCGATGCGATCCGACCCCGATCGTGTCCAGGTCGTCGAGCGTGCGCTGGTCGACCTCGCCGGGCGGGTGCCGCTCGAGACCCTCCTGCGCGGAGTGCGGGAGGCGGAGGCGCGGCTCGATCCCGACGGCGTCGAACCCCGCGAAGACGAACTCCGCATGGAGCGCTCGCTGACCATGCGGGAAGACGGCCACGGCATGGTGCACCTGCACGCCCGAATCGACCCCGAGAGCGCGGCTCCGGTGAAGGCAGCGATCGAAGCGCTCGTCAGCGACGCGCTGCGGCGACGCGACTCCGGCGCAGGCGCGGTCGGCGAGGGAGCGTCAGGCCCGGTCATCGACGACCACCGCACGATCCCGCAGATCCGAGTCGACGCGCTCGCCGCGCTCGCCCGGCACGCGCTCGGCTGCTCCCAGACACTCGCGCCACTCGCGAAGACCACGGTGATCGTGCGCGTCGACCTCGACACCCTCGTCACCCAGCTCGGCCACGCTCGGATCGACGGGATCGAACAGCCCGTCTCAGCAGGCACCGTTCGCCGCATGGCTGCAGACGCCGAACTCATCCCGGCCGTCCTCGGCGGTGACAGCCTCCCGCTCGACCTCGGACGAGCCGTTCGACTGTTCACGAAGGCGCAACGGCTCGCCCTCGGAGAACGCGACGGCGGATGCGCATCCTGCGGCCAGAACATCGGCTACGTCGAAGCGCACCACATCGACTGGTGGGAACGCGACACCGGACCGACCGACCTGTCGAACGGAGTGATGCTCTGCAGCTTCTGCCACCACATGATCCACCGCGACGGATGGCGCGTTCACGCGGGCCCGGCCGAAGTGTGGTTCATCCCGCCACCACACATCGACCCGGCACAGGTGCCGCGACTGGGCGGCCGAGCCCGCTTCGAGCTGCGCGAAGAGCGGGCGGCATGA
- a CDS encoding LysE family translocator: MAQREAKPGSGFPRDIRTVLFMDGQLLLACSVMMVLMVLLPGPDWAYLIATGIRERSIVPSLAGILLGYLSTVAAVAIGVGAAVAALPWFIVALTLAAAVYLTYLGVRVLREPPVVAAVAGGAAVAAGGGDAATPGGAAGAAGGGDAATPGGAGGATSARPWMRLLQGAGVSGLNPKGLLVLVVLLPQFTDAAGAWPIPVQLAVLGLIFVGACALVYTAVGFGARTVLRLRPSAMRVVSRVSGAAMIVLAVVLVVEQAGHLIGG, translated from the coding sequence ATGGCGCAGAGAGAGGCGAAACCAGGCAGCGGCTTCCCTCGCGACATCCGTACCGTGCTCTTCATGGACGGTCAACTGCTGCTCGCGTGCTCGGTGATGATGGTGCTCATGGTGCTGCTGCCCGGCCCCGACTGGGCGTACCTCATCGCCACGGGCATCCGCGAGCGCAGCATCGTGCCGTCGCTCGCGGGCATCCTGCTCGGCTACCTCTCCACGGTCGCCGCGGTCGCCATCGGGGTCGGCGCCGCCGTCGCGGCGCTGCCGTGGTTCATCGTCGCGCTGACGCTGGCGGCCGCGGTCTACCTCACGTACCTCGGGGTGCGCGTGCTGCGCGAGCCGCCGGTCGTGGCGGCGGTCGCGGGCGGTGCGGCGGTCGCGGCGGGCGGCGGCGACGCCGCGACGCCAGGAGGAGCGGCGGGCGCGGCGGGCGGCGGCGACGCCGCGACGCCAGGAGGAGCGGGGGGCGCGACATCCGCTCGGCCATGGATGCGCCTGCTGCAGGGTGCGGGCGTCAGCGGGCTCAACCCGAAGGGGCTGCTGGTGCTCGTGGTGCTGCTGCCGCAGTTCACGGATGCCGCGGGCGCCTGGCCGATCCCCGTGCAGCTCGCGGTGCTCGGCCTGATCTTCGTCGGCGCGTGCGCACTGGTCTACACCGCGGTGGGGTTCGGCGCGCGGACGGTGCTACGGCTCAGGCCGTCGGCGATGCGGGTCGTGTCGCGGGTGTCGGGCGCGGCGATGATCGTGCTCGCGGTGGTGCTCGTGGTCGAGCAGGCGGGGCACCTGATCGGCGGATGA
- a CDS encoding SGNH/GDSL hydrolase family protein, producing MSARTRPWSAALMPAAAACVVLAGCAPADEPARSDPPATNRPTNGPTFAAVGDSITDADSGDFAAGDLGPASWARYVHDAGYGFAGGWAEWGATTARMAESATSVDADALVLLAGTNDVAFGVPFAETSANLGRIVEQVGIDEVVIASVPPMDAFPEGADELNERLEELADDRGWRFVDASAGLRTDDGTFREGMSFDGLHPSEQGARVLADAIADGLRDG from the coding sequence GTGAGCGCCCGCACGCGACCATGGAGTGCCGCGCTCATGCCGGCCGCGGCGGCCTGCGTCGTACTCGCCGGCTGCGCGCCGGCGGATGAGCCCGCGAGATCCGACCCGCCGGCGACGAACCGACCGACGAATGGACCGACGTTCGCCGCCGTCGGCGACTCGATCACCGACGCCGACAGCGGCGACTTCGCCGCCGGCGACCTCGGTCCGGCGTCCTGGGCGCGGTACGTGCACGACGCCGGCTACGGGTTCGCCGGCGGCTGGGCCGAGTGGGGTGCGACGACGGCGCGGATGGCCGAGTCCGCGACCTCCGTCGACGCCGACGCGCTCGTGCTGCTCGCCGGCACGAACGACGTCGCGTTCGGCGTGCCGTTCGCCGAGACGTCGGCGAACCTCGGTCGCATCGTCGAGCAGGTCGGCATCGACGAGGTCGTCATCGCCTCGGTCCCGCCGATGGACGCCTTCCCTGAGGGCGCCGACGAGCTCAACGAGCGGCTCGAGGAGCTGGCCGATGACCGCGGATGGCGGTTCGTCGACGCATCCGCAGGACTTCGCACCGACGATGGGACATTCCGCGAAGGGATGTCGTTCGACGGGCTGCACCCCTCGGAGCAGGGCGCGCGCGTGCTCGCCGACGCGATCGCCGACGGACTGCGAGACGGATGA
- a CDS encoding nitroreductase/quinone reductase family protein yields MAFDTRNGTRGARQPGRNRLEQWGNRRMVERLRRHGDRRGTKLVLVTIGSKSGEERRTPVRWFPGEGDERFIVASASGAPRNPSWYYNIAAHPDHVATELAGERIDVVAEQLHGAERDAVWRQITAAARGFARYERKTDRMIPVIRLTPLGGAESRHRIV; encoded by the coding sequence ATGGCATTCGATACGCGGAACGGCACCCGCGGAGCACGGCAGCCGGGTCGCAATCGGCTCGAGCAGTGGGGCAACCGGCGGATGGTCGAGCGCCTGCGCCGTCACGGCGACCGGCGCGGCACGAAGCTCGTGCTCGTCACCATCGGATCGAAGTCGGGTGAGGAACGCCGCACTCCGGTGAGATGGTTCCCCGGCGAAGGCGACGAGCGGTTCATCGTGGCATCCGCGAGCGGCGCACCGCGCAACCCGTCGTGGTACTACAACATCGCCGCTCACCCCGATCACGTGGCGACCGAGCTCGCGGGCGAGCGGATCGACGTCGTCGCTGAACAGCTGCACGGCGCCGAGCGCGATGCCGTGTGGCGGCAGATCACGGCGGCCGCTCGCGGGTTCGCCCGGTACGAGCGGAAGACCGACCGCATGATCCCCGTCATCCGCCTGACGCCGCTCGGAGGAGCCGAGTCGCGGCATCGGATCGTGTGA
- a CDS encoding Fe-S protein, translated as METLRGIVVLIHLVGFAVLFGAWVVEWVNGKRGITRLMNWGLAIAGAAGLVLAAPWGIEYDLNYAKIGTKLVILIVIGALLGIGAGRQRKTGSVPAAIFWSIGILTLANAAIAVLWR; from the coding sequence ATGGAGACCCTTCGCGGCATCGTCGTGCTCATCCACCTCGTCGGCTTCGCTGTCCTGTTCGGCGCCTGGGTCGTCGAATGGGTCAACGGCAAGCGCGGCATCACGCGGCTGATGAACTGGGGCCTCGCGATCGCGGGAGCCGCAGGGCTCGTGCTCGCCGCGCCGTGGGGCATCGAGTACGACCTCAACTACGCGAAGATCGGCACGAAGCTCGTGATCCTCATCGTGATCGGTGCGCTGCTCGGTATCGGCGCGGGTCGTCAGCGCAAGACCGGGTCCGTTCCGGCGGCGATCTTCTGGTCGATCGGCATCCTCACGCTCGCCAACGCGGCCATCGCGGTGCTCTGGCGCTGA
- a CDS encoding PadR family transcriptional regulator: MSDSYSGGGFGGSSSWSGKGNPGQGLWEAMEQLRGMFEQKVAPRMGKGDVRAAVLALLAEKPMHGYQIISEISERSGGAWKPSAGSVYPTLQLLADEGLITAEESNGRKTYTLTEAGKAEAEASADRAPWPMGGTTTSGGGSSSSGRRDWGNAGPLAKAGMDLAQAAAAVGRSGKPEQVKQAVEIIDEARRRLYSILAQD; the protein is encoded by the coding sequence ATGAGCGATTCGTACAGCGGCGGCGGCTTCGGCGGCTCGAGCAGCTGGAGCGGCAAGGGCAATCCCGGTCAGGGGTTGTGGGAGGCCATGGAGCAGCTTCGCGGCATGTTCGAGCAGAAGGTCGCGCCGCGCATGGGCAAGGGCGACGTCCGCGCGGCGGTGCTCGCGCTGCTCGCCGAGAAGCCGATGCACGGTTACCAGATCATCAGCGAGATCTCCGAGCGCAGCGGCGGTGCGTGGAAGCCGAGCGCGGGCTCGGTGTACCCGACCCTGCAGCTGCTCGCCGACGAGGGACTGATCACCGCTGAGGAGTCCAACGGCCGCAAGACGTACACGCTCACCGAGGCGGGCAAGGCCGAGGCCGAGGCATCCGCTGACCGCGCGCCGTGGCCGATGGGTGGTACGACCACCAGCGGCGGCGGGAGCAGCAGCAGCGGCCGCCGCGACTGGGGCAACGCGGGTCCGCTCGCGAAGGCCGGGATGGACCTCGCCCAGGCGGCCGCGGCAGTGGGGCGCAGCGGCAAGCCCGAGCAGGTGAAGCAGGCGGTCGAGATCATCGACGAGGCGCGCCGGCGTCTCTACTCGATCCTCGCCCAGGACTGA